From the genome of Bordetella sp. H567, one region includes:
- a CDS encoding SDR family NAD(P)-dependent oxidoreductase yields MDLGLKGKTAMITGGSKGIGLAVAKALMAEGVRVGIVARGRAGLDAAMAQLGGQGAQGGGKLFAAAADLIDPNQAAGAVTAIENALGPIDILVNSAGAARRHDPETLDADKWRAAMDAKFFTYIHTQDEVLKRLRARNAPGAIVNIIGSGGKTPTVTHLAGGSANAALMLATVGSAHYYARFGIRINAINPGATVTDRVQEGLAVEAKSQGVSVEEARRRGEAGIPLGRYAEPEEVADVAVFLASARASYVVGAVVPMTGGLAPTI; encoded by the coding sequence ATGGATCTGGGTTTGAAAGGCAAGACCGCCATGATCACGGGCGGCAGCAAGGGCATCGGGCTGGCCGTCGCCAAGGCCCTGATGGCGGAAGGCGTACGCGTGGGCATCGTCGCGCGAGGACGGGCGGGGCTGGACGCCGCCATGGCCCAGTTGGGCGGGCAGGGCGCACAGGGCGGCGGCAAGCTTTTCGCGGCGGCCGCCGACCTGATCGATCCCAACCAGGCAGCGGGCGCCGTCACGGCGATCGAGAATGCCTTGGGACCCATCGACATCCTCGTCAACAGTGCCGGCGCCGCGCGCCGGCACGATCCCGAGACGCTGGACGCGGATAAATGGCGCGCCGCCATGGATGCCAAGTTCTTTACTTACATACACACGCAGGATGAAGTGCTCAAGCGCTTGCGCGCGCGTAACGCGCCGGGCGCCATCGTCAACATCATCGGTTCAGGCGGAAAGACGCCGACGGTCACGCACCTGGCCGGCGGTTCGGCCAATGCGGCACTGATGCTGGCCACCGTCGGATCCGCGCATTACTACGCGCGCTTCGGCATCCGCATCAACGCCATCAATCCGGGCGCCACGGTGACCGACCGCGTACAGGAAGGGCTGGCCGTGGAGGCCAAGTCGCAAGGCGTCAGTGTCGAGGAGGCCCGCAGGCGAGGCGAAGCCGGTATTCCGCTGGGACGCTACGCCGAACCGGAAGAGGTCGCCGATGTCGCGGTGTTCCTGGCCAGCGCCCGCGCCAGCTATGTCGTGGGCGCGGTGGTTCCGATGACGGGTGGCCTGGCGCCCACGATCTGA
- a CDS encoding efflux RND transporter periplasmic adaptor subunit, giving the protein MSEQRHNQLGIHPLTPGEVGAGDLPKRDQVVRRTRLLVLIVLVVLALGAARTVVSRIQNSSELESGTQERAVQYVQTTVPSTPENGQSLALPGTLQGYVQAPLSARASGYLKRWTKDIGSRVEKGDLLAEIETPEIDQQLSQAIAAREQAKAALTLANSTLARWEALRRKDVVSQQDLEEKRGGAAQAAANLAAAQANEQRLRQLEGFKRIVAPFSGIITRRNVDVGDLIDAGSGRPLFLMAQTDPLRVYINVPQRYAQLVKAGEHVIVTQAELGGQKFTGTIARTAASIDLATRTMQVEISLRNPDGVLLPGAYVSVGLDLPAGETLAVPTNTLLFRREGTMVAVVGPEGRIDLRRVTLGRNFGQTIEVADGLQATDRIVLNPADSLSAGDVVHVAQGKAAAPTPVPTPAISTGAAERATGSEQ; this is encoded by the coding sequence ATGTCGGAGCAGCGACACAACCAATTGGGAATACATCCACTGACGCCTGGCGAGGTCGGCGCGGGCGACTTGCCCAAGCGCGACCAGGTGGTGCGCCGCACCCGCCTGCTGGTGCTGATCGTCCTCGTCGTGCTGGCCCTGGGCGCGGCGCGCACGGTGGTCAGCCGCATCCAGAATTCCAGCGAACTGGAAAGCGGCACGCAGGAACGCGCAGTGCAGTATGTGCAGACCACCGTGCCCAGCACGCCGGAAAACGGCCAGTCCCTGGCGCTGCCCGGCACCCTCCAGGGTTATGTGCAAGCGCCGCTCTCGGCGCGGGCCAGCGGCTATTTGAAGCGCTGGACCAAGGACATCGGCAGCCGCGTGGAAAAAGGCGACCTGCTGGCGGAAATCGAAACGCCCGAAATCGACCAGCAGCTCTCGCAGGCCATTGCCGCGCGTGAACAGGCCAAGGCGGCCCTCACGCTGGCCAACAGCACGCTGGCACGCTGGGAAGCACTGCGCCGCAAGGACGTGGTATCGCAGCAGGATCTGGAAGAAAAACGCGGCGGCGCCGCGCAGGCCGCCGCCAACCTGGCCGCCGCGCAGGCCAACGAACAGCGGCTGCGCCAGCTGGAAGGCTTCAAGCGCATCGTGGCGCCCTTTTCCGGCATCATCACCCGCCGCAACGTCGACGTCGGCGACCTGATCGACGCCGGCAGCGGCCGTCCGCTGTTCCTGATGGCGCAAACCGACCCGCTGCGCGTGTACATCAACGTGCCGCAGCGCTACGCCCAATTGGTCAAGGCAGGCGAACACGTCATCGTGACGCAGGCCGAACTGGGCGGCCAGAAGTTCACCGGCACGATCGCGCGCACCGCTGCCTCCATCGACCTGGCCACCCGCACCATGCAGGTGGAAATCAGCCTGCGCAACCCGGATGGGGTGCTCCTGCCGGGCGCCTACGTGTCGGTGGGCCTGGACCTGCCGGCCGGCGAGACGCTGGCCGTGCCCACCAATACGCTGCTGTTCCGCCGCGAGGGCACGATGGTGGCGGTCGTGGGCCCGGAGGGCCGCATCGACCTGCGCCGCGTGACGCTGGGCCGCAATTTCGGCCAGACGATCGAGGTCGCCGACGGGCTCCAGGCCACGGACCGCATCGTCCTGAACCCCGCCGATTCGCTGTCGGCCGGCGACGTGGTGCACGTCGCGCAAGGCAAGGCGGCCGCGCCCACGCCCGTCCCCACGCCCGCGATCAGTACCGGGGCCGCCGAACGCGCCACCGGAAGCGAGCAATGA
- a CDS encoding NEL-type E3 ubiquitin ligase domain-containing protein — MARRSCPGRTDAQPLSAQLRTEAFEACIEAAGNCQDGALSIWNKLSMLAIEADVREGRYRGRLADLHSVARSIFRLKELETVASAKVEQLYAQEQQRTEEEREESEIIDPLETHLGYQLGLRQALDLPIPVTRMYYADTAQLTEEDIDQALEVIRQAEKERFPAWLLLDFAPFLSEVQYQLGTTASAEITDAAVEAYEATSRPDKDETRRTGWLPDGALMV, encoded by the coding sequence ATGGCCAGACGATCCTGTCCCGGTCGAACGGACGCGCAGCCGCTCAGCGCGCAATTGCGTACCGAAGCATTCGAAGCCTGCATCGAAGCTGCGGGAAATTGCCAGGACGGCGCCTTATCCATCTGGAACAAGCTGTCCATGCTGGCGATCGAGGCCGACGTACGCGAAGGGCGCTACCGGGGCCGGCTTGCCGACTTGCATAGCGTCGCGCGGTCCATCTTCAGGCTGAAAGAACTCGAGACAGTCGCTTCCGCGAAGGTCGAACAGCTCTACGCACAGGAGCAGCAGCGCACCGAAGAGGAGCGAGAGGAGTCCGAAATCATCGACCCGCTGGAAACCCATTTGGGGTATCAGCTCGGACTGCGGCAAGCCCTGGATCTTCCCATCCCCGTCACGCGTATGTACTACGCCGATACGGCGCAGCTCACCGAGGAAGACATCGACCAGGCATTGGAAGTGATACGGCAGGCCGAGAAGGAACGCTTCCCCGCCTGGCTCCTGCTGGACTTCGCCCCGTTCTTGAGCGAAGTCCAATACCAACTGGGGACAACAGCGTCGGCGGAAATCACCGACGCCGCCGTCGAAGCGTACGAGGCAACGTCAAGGCCGGATAAAGACGAAACGCGCCGCACAGGCTGGTTGCCGGATGGAGCGCTGATGGTGTAG
- a CDS encoding isocitrate/isopropylmalate dehydrogenase family protein produces MKIVVLPGDGIGPETMAVAVDVLQAVDRRFKLGLQLDHDIAGHESLKRHGATVTPALFEKVRAADGLMLGPMSTYDFKDEAKGEINPSMYFRKKLDLYANIRPARTYKGIPVRLGEFDLVVVRENTEGFYADRNVESGGSEMLITPDVVVSLRRITRLCCERIARSAFELAMTRKKHVTIVHKANVLKIGDGMFIEECHKVGKEFPEVRVDDVIVDAMMAHVVRAPDRYDVVVTTNMFGDILSDLTAEMSGSLGLGGSLNAGRDHAMGQAAHGSAPDIAGQNIANPASQVLSAAMLLNWYGQRKAKPAFVEAAGAIEKALADAVAARECTKDVGGTLGTRETGAAWVKRLA; encoded by the coding sequence ATGAAAATCGTAGTGCTGCCCGGCGACGGGATCGGTCCGGAAACCATGGCTGTGGCCGTCGATGTGCTGCAGGCCGTCGATCGCCGCTTCAAGCTGGGCCTGCAACTGGACCATGACATTGCCGGCCACGAAAGCCTGAAGCGCCATGGCGCCACCGTCACGCCCGCGCTGTTCGAAAAAGTGCGCGCCGCCGATGGCCTGATGCTGGGCCCGATGTCGACATACGACTTCAAGGACGAAGCCAAGGGCGAAATCAATCCGTCGATGTACTTTCGCAAGAAGCTGGATCTGTATGCCAACATCCGGCCGGCGCGTACCTACAAGGGCATCCCCGTGCGCCTGGGCGAGTTCGACCTGGTGGTGGTGCGCGAGAACACCGAAGGTTTCTACGCGGACCGCAACGTCGAATCGGGCGGCAGCGAAATGCTGATCACCCCGGACGTGGTGGTGTCGCTGCGACGGATCACGCGCCTGTGCTGCGAGCGCATCGCGCGTTCCGCCTTCGAGCTGGCCATGACGCGCAAGAAGCACGTCACCATCGTGCACAAGGCCAATGTGCTGAAGATCGGCGACGGCATGTTCATCGAGGAATGCCACAAGGTGGGCAAGGAATTCCCCGAGGTGCGCGTGGACGATGTCATCGTGGACGCCATGATGGCGCACGTCGTGCGCGCGCCGGACCGTTATGACGTCGTGGTGACGACCAATATGTTCGGCGACATCCTGTCGGACCTGACGGCGGAAATGTCGGGCAGCCTGGGGCTGGGCGGTTCGCTCAATGCCGGCCGCGATCACGCGATGGGGCAGGCGGCGCACGGTTCGGCGCCCGATATCGCCGGCCAGAATATCGCCAACCCCGCGTCGCAGGTGCTGTCGGCGGCCATGCTGCTGAACTGGTATGGCCAGCGCAAGGCCAAGCCGGCCTTCGTGGAAGCCGCCGGGGCCATCGAAAAGGCCCTGGCCGACGCGGTTGCCGCGCGTGAATGCACCAAGGACGTGGGCGGCACGCTGGGCACCCGTGAAACCGGCGCCGCGTGGGTCAAGCGCCTGGCCTGA
- a CDS encoding tripartite tricarboxylate transporter substrate binding protein, with translation MPALAGAQGFPDKPIRLVVPFAPGGGTDSIARDMARTLGEKLGQAIVVENRGGGGGSIGANVVAHATPDGYTLLFATSTFVTNAAAEGTTLYDVEKSFQPIALIGRGPLLVVTNKDVPVNSVAELRELALKKPNAINFCSAGNGSINHMSGELFKQRAGVQMTHVPYKGSGPATLDLLAGRVQVFFATVPTILPQVKDHRVKLLAVTSKTRSPLFPDTPTMAEAGIADFDVSTWWGVLAPAGTPPAVVDKLNAAVNEAAAATLVRQRLTDEGAQSFKGSPADFAGVLHGELALWKGVVKQSGMKLD, from the coding sequence ATGCCGGCGCTCGCCGGCGCCCAAGGTTTTCCCGACAAGCCGATCCGCCTGGTCGTTCCCTTCGCGCCCGGCGGCGGCACCGATAGCATTGCGCGCGATATGGCGCGCACGCTGGGCGAAAAACTGGGGCAGGCCATCGTGGTGGAAAACCGCGGAGGCGGCGGCGGTTCCATCGGCGCGAACGTGGTCGCGCACGCGACGCCCGACGGCTATACCTTGTTGTTCGCGACTTCCACCTTCGTGACCAACGCGGCGGCGGAGGGGACGACGCTTTATGACGTCGAAAAATCCTTCCAGCCCATTGCCCTGATCGGACGCGGCCCGCTGCTGGTAGTGACCAACAAGGACGTACCGGTGAACAGCGTCGCGGAACTGCGCGAGCTCGCGCTGAAGAAGCCCAACGCGATCAACTTCTGCTCGGCGGGCAATGGCAGCATCAACCACATGTCCGGCGAGCTGTTCAAGCAGCGCGCCGGCGTGCAGATGACGCACGTGCCCTACAAGGGCAGCGGTCCGGCGACGCTGGACCTGCTGGCCGGACGGGTGCAGGTGTTCTTCGCCACGGTGCCGACCATCCTGCCGCAGGTCAAGGACCATCGGGTGAAGCTGCTGGCCGTGACCAGCAAGACGCGCTCGCCGCTGTTCCCGGATACCCCCACCATGGCGGAAGCCGGCATTGCCGATTTCGACGTCAGCACGTGGTGGGGCGTGCTCGCGCCCGCCGGCACGCCGCCGGCCGTCGTGGACAAGCTGAATGCCGCCGTGAACGAAGCCGCGGCGGCCACGCTGGTACGTCAGCGCCTGACCGACGAAGGCGCGCAATCGTTCAAAGGCTCGCCGGCCGACTTCGCCGGCGTGCTGCATGGCGAACTTGCGCTCTGGAAGGGCGTGGTCAAGCAGTCGGGCATGAAGCTGGATTGA
- a CDS encoding efflux transporter outer membrane subunit: MTMGRGKTLPAAGRRDGGGVAQGSAKHARQAPRACAIRRAFAAPLTAALLLSACAVGPDYHQPNVDLPVTWRLEAPWREAAPADGLDKGEWWLRYNDPVLDRLQAQVLSANPTLAIATARLTQARSSADASRSGLFPQLTAGTRVSRFKISGNRPLTNYASPQYSTVQNDYTFSFNASYEVDLFGRVARSVEATAATAQQAEADLANARLVLTAELAANYVNLRALDTEIDVVNRSVALQRRALELITARYDGGAASGLEVAQQQALLDNTLTQVDVLAKQRAQFEHAIASLTGTPAPSFALPPQPLTASMMPPAIPLGLPSDLLQRRPDIAAAERAMAAANAQIGVATAAFYPSVMLNPSLGADSREIGALLDAPSLLWSIGVSAVQTIFDAGRTRANVNFARAGYDATVANYRRSVLGAMQEVEDGITGLAALDRASAQSLKAVADARKVLDMAADRYSGGATTYLDVITAQQAVLNTERQAAQLKGQQLLVSVFLVKALGGDWSKTPMAASAPPPAPSGSTASAGQDSAAKDAAMAIR; the protein is encoded by the coding sequence ATGACGATGGGGCGTGGAAAGACGTTGCCGGCCGCGGGCCGGCGCGATGGCGGCGGTGTGGCGCAAGGCAGCGCCAAGCATGCCCGGCAGGCGCCGCGCGCCTGCGCGATACGGCGTGCCTTCGCAGCGCCGCTCACCGCAGCCCTGCTGCTCTCGGCCTGCGCCGTCGGCCCGGACTACCACCAGCCGAACGTCGACCTGCCCGTCACCTGGAGACTGGAGGCCCCGTGGCGCGAGGCCGCGCCGGCCGATGGCCTGGACAAGGGCGAATGGTGGCTACGCTACAACGATCCGGTGCTGGATCGCCTGCAGGCACAGGTCCTGTCGGCCAACCCCACCCTGGCCATCGCCACCGCGCGATTGACGCAGGCACGCTCGAGCGCCGATGCCAGCCGGTCGGGCCTGTTCCCGCAGCTGACAGCCGGCACACGCGTATCGCGCTTCAAGATTTCCGGCAACCGGCCCCTGACCAACTACGCCTCGCCGCAGTACTCGACGGTGCAGAACGACTATACCTTCTCGTTCAACGCGAGCTATGAAGTCGACCTGTTCGGCCGCGTCGCCCGCTCGGTCGAGGCCACCGCCGCGACCGCGCAACAGGCCGAGGCGGACCTGGCCAACGCGCGCCTGGTGCTTACCGCCGAACTTGCCGCCAACTATGTGAACCTGCGCGCGCTCGATACGGAAATCGACGTCGTCAACCGTTCCGTGGCCTTGCAGCGCCGCGCGCTGGAACTGATTACCGCACGCTACGACGGCGGCGCGGCCTCGGGCCTGGAGGTCGCGCAGCAACAGGCGCTGCTGGACAACACCCTGACCCAGGTGGATGTCCTTGCCAAGCAGCGCGCGCAATTCGAGCATGCCATTGCCTCGCTGACCGGCACGCCGGCCCCCAGCTTCGCACTGCCGCCCCAGCCCCTGACGGCATCGATGATGCCGCCGGCCATCCCGCTGGGCCTGCCTTCGGACCTGCTGCAGCGCCGTCCGGACATCGCCGCCGCCGAACGCGCCATGGCCGCGGCCAACGCGCAGATCGGCGTGGCGACGGCCGCCTTCTATCCCAGCGTCATGTTGAACCCCAGCCTGGGCGCCGACAGCCGCGAGATCGGCGCCCTGCTCGATGCGCCTAGCCTGCTGTGGTCCATCGGCGTTTCCGCCGTGCAAACCATTTTCGACGCCGGCCGCACCCGCGCCAACGTCAACTTCGCCCGCGCCGGCTACGACGCCACCGTCGCCAACTACCGCCGCTCCGTGCTGGGCGCCATGCAGGAAGTCGAGGACGGCATCACCGGCCTGGCGGCGCTGGACCGCGCCAGCGCGCAGTCGTTGAAGGCCGTGGCCGATGCGCGCAAGGTGCTGGACATGGCCGCCGACCGCTACAGCGGCGGCGCCACGACCTACCTGGACGTGATCACCGCGCAACAGGCGGTCTTGAATACCGAACGCCAGGCCGCGCAGCTGAAGGGCCAGCAGTTGCTGGTGTCCGTGTTCCTGGTCAAGGCGCTGGGCGGAGATTGGAGCAAAACGCCGATGGCCGCCTCGGCGCCACCGCCCGCGCCATCTGGCAGTACTGCATCGGCGGGTCAGGATAGCGCGGCGAAGGATGCGGCGATGGCGATCCGATAG
- a CDS encoding NAD-dependent succinate-semialdehyde dehydrogenase → MTSLTQRLERPDLLRDACYIDGKWHGAGKGPAIPVNNPSTGEIIVSVPKLGRAETEHAIERAAAALPAWSARPAKERAVILQRWAQLMMQHQKDLAAIMTAEQGKPVTEAAGEIGYAASFLEWFAEEAKRMDGEVLQSPKAGQRMMVLKQAVGVTAAITPWNFPAAMITRKLGPALAAGCTMIVKPAQQTPLTALALAVLAEEAGVPAGVMHVITGSSSEIGAALCESETVRKLSFTGSTEVGRKLMAQCAPTIKKLSLELGGNAPFIVFDDADPEKAVDGILASKFRNAGQTCVCANRIYVQSGIYDQIAQRLAEKVGAMKVGDGFEQGVTQGPLIDENAVKKVREHIDDATRAGAKVVVGGKSHALGGTFFQPTVVRDVTQSMLFAREETFGPVAPLFRFDTEEEALRLANDTIFGLAAYFYTRDNARVWRVSEGLEYGIVGINTGLISNEVGPFGGVKQSGLGREGSRHGLDEYVELKYLCVDISG, encoded by the coding sequence GTGACCTCCCTGACCCAACGACTGGAACGCCCCGACCTGCTTCGCGACGCCTGCTACATCGACGGCAAATGGCATGGCGCCGGCAAGGGACCGGCCATCCCGGTGAACAACCCTTCGACTGGCGAGATCATCGTTTCCGTGCCCAAGCTCGGACGCGCGGAAACCGAACATGCCATCGAGCGCGCCGCCGCCGCCCTGCCCGCCTGGTCCGCGCGCCCGGCCAAGGAACGCGCCGTCATCCTGCAACGCTGGGCGCAACTGATGATGCAGCACCAGAAGGACCTGGCCGCCATCATGACGGCGGAACAGGGCAAGCCCGTCACGGAGGCCGCGGGCGAGATCGGCTACGCCGCGTCCTTCCTGGAATGGTTCGCGGAGGAAGCCAAGCGCATGGACGGCGAAGTCCTGCAAAGCCCCAAGGCCGGGCAACGCATGATGGTGCTGAAGCAGGCCGTGGGGGTCACCGCCGCCATCACGCCATGGAACTTCCCCGCCGCCATGATCACCCGCAAGCTCGGCCCTGCCCTGGCCGCCGGTTGCACCATGATCGTCAAGCCGGCCCAGCAGACGCCGCTGACGGCCCTGGCCCTGGCGGTCCTGGCCGAGGAAGCCGGCGTGCCGGCCGGCGTCATGCACGTCATCACCGGCAGCTCCAGCGAGATCGGCGCGGCCCTGTGCGAAAGCGAGACCGTGCGCAAGCTCAGCTTCACCGGTTCCACCGAGGTTGGCCGCAAGCTGATGGCGCAGTGCGCGCCCACGATCAAGAAGCTGTCGCTGGAACTGGGCGGCAATGCGCCCTTCATCGTTTTCGACGACGCGGATCCGGAAAAAGCGGTGGACGGCATCCTGGCATCCAAATTCCGCAATGCCGGTCAGACCTGCGTCTGCGCCAACCGCATCTATGTACAGTCCGGCATCTACGACCAGATCGCCCAACGCCTGGCCGAGAAAGTCGGCGCGATGAAGGTGGGCGACGGTTTCGAGCAAGGCGTGACCCAAGGTCCACTGATCGATGAGAACGCCGTGAAGAAAGTCCGTGAGCATATCGACGATGCGACGCGTGCGGGCGCCAAGGTGGTGGTGGGCGGCAAGTCGCATGCGCTGGGGGGAACCTTCTTTCAACCCACCGTGGTGCGGGACGTCACGCAATCCATGCTCTTCGCCCGCGAGGAAACGTTTGGCCCCGTCGCGCCGCTGTTCCGGTTCGACACGGAAGAGGAAGCGCTACGGCTGGCCAACGACACCATCTTCGGCTTGGCGGCCTATTTCTACACCCGCGACAACGCCCGCGTGTGGCGCGTGTCCGAGGGCCTGGAATACGGCATCGTCGGCATCAACACGGGCTTGATCTCCAACGAAGTTGGCCCCTTCGGTGGCGTCAAGCAGTCCGGCCTGGGGCGTGAAGGCTCGCGCCATGGGCTGGACGAGTATGTCGAGCTGAAATACCTTTGCGTGGATATCAGCGGGTAA
- a CDS encoding isocitrate lyase/PEP mutase family protein, protein MSESTKQRLRRRVEQRNGLLVPGAFNAMSARVVADQGFEAVYLTGAGLTNMHYGVPDLGIIGLRDVADATSRLREAVDLPIIVDGDTGFGNAVNVWHTVRALERAGADAIQLEDQLFPKRCGHFSGKEVAPLPEMLSKIRAAADARRDQDFLIIARTDSRAVLGFDAAVERAQAFADAGADILFVEATESLEEVRALPKLLNKPQLINIVIGGKTPALTAEELGQMGYGIILYANAALQSAVAGMQRALGMLKRDGLLKEDPALVAPFLERQRLVQKPLYDELEKKYTDK, encoded by the coding sequence ATGAGCGAATCGACGAAACAGCGCCTGCGCCGACGGGTGGAGCAGCGCAACGGCCTGCTCGTTCCCGGCGCCTTCAATGCCATGAGCGCACGGGTCGTGGCCGACCAGGGCTTCGAGGCGGTCTACCTGACCGGTGCCGGGCTGACCAATATGCATTACGGCGTGCCCGACCTGGGCATCATCGGCCTGCGCGACGTGGCCGACGCCACATCGCGCCTGCGCGAGGCCGTGGACCTGCCCATCATCGTCGACGGCGATACCGGTTTCGGCAACGCCGTGAACGTCTGGCACACCGTGCGGGCGCTGGAACGCGCCGGCGCCGATGCCATCCAGCTGGAAGACCAGCTGTTTCCCAAGCGCTGCGGCCACTTTTCGGGCAAGGAAGTCGCGCCGCTGCCGGAAATGCTGTCCAAGATCCGGGCCGCCGCCGATGCGCGCCGCGACCAGGACTTCCTCATCATCGCTCGCACGGATTCGCGCGCGGTGCTGGGTTTCGATGCCGCGGTCGAACGCGCGCAGGCCTTTGCCGATGCCGGGGCGGACATCCTGTTCGTCGAGGCCACGGAAAGCCTGGAAGAAGTACGCGCGCTGCCCAAGCTGCTGAACAAGCCGCAGCTGATCAACATCGTGATCGGCGGCAAGACGCCCGCGTTGACGGCCGAGGAACTGGGCCAGATGGGCTACGGGATCATCCTGTACGCGAACGCTGCCCTGCAGAGCGCGGTGGCTGGCATGCAGCGCGCCTTGGGCATGCTCAAGCGCGACGGCCTGCTGAAGGAAGATCCCGCCCTGGTCGCTCCTTTCCTGGAACGCCAGCGCCTGGTGCAGAAGCCGCTGTATGACGAGCTGGAGAAGAAGTACACGGATAAGTAA